Part of the Bradyrhizobium sp. AZCC 1721 genome, TTGTATTCGAGCATCTCGATCGGCAGGCCGATCGCCTTCGCCGTCTCCCAGGTCAGCACCACCGAAGTGGCGCCGGTGTCGATCACCATCGGCGCCTTGACGCCGTTGATCTTGGCGTGCAGCGCGAATTCGCCGGCTTTGCCGCGCGCGATCTCCACGGCGGGCGCCGGCTGCAGGCTGCGTTGCCACAGCATTTTCGATACCGAGTTGCTGGCGCGCGCGATCTGGTTCGGATCGCCATAGGCGACCACGGCGCCTGCGGTGGCGGCGAGCATTGCCAGAACGAGCATGATGCGGATCACTGGGCGCCTCCGCCGTTTCCTCCGGTGATCAGCCGCGTTCGGCGCGCGGCGGCATCGGAACCAGGCCCGCATCCACCATGCGCGCCGCAAGCCCTTCCATCACGGCCAATCGCTCCGCCGTTTCCATGCGGTGCCAGCGCGCGATCTCCGGCAACGTTCGTCCGCAGCCGAAGCAGAGTTTGGTTTTGGGATCCATCATACAGACTGCGATACACGGCGTTTCTTTGCTCATTCCTGGATAGTGAAACGGTTTGAGTCCTCGGCGCAAGCGCTCCAACTACAGGCCGGTGCCGGCACTCATGATCGGCTTGTGACGCGGCCGCCGCTTGTCGTCGGCGGATGCGGTGGGTTCCGGCTGCAGCGGCGGTGCTTCCTCTTCGACCATCGGCGCCAGCGCGCTCATCACGCGCTCCGGCGGGAAGGTAACGATGACTTCGGTGCCGATGCGCAGTTTCGATTTCAGCGTGAAGGTGCCGCCATGCATGTCGATCAGGCTCTTGGCGATCGGCAAGCCCAGGCCCGCGCCCTGTTCGGCCGATTTGATCGAGTTGGAGCCCTGGCCAAACGAAGCCAGCACGATCGGGATTTCATCCTCGGCAATGCCGGAGCCGGTGTCCTTGACGCTGAGATATTGTCCACCGGACGCAGTCCAGCCGACCTTAAGCCAGATATCGCCGCCCGGCGGAGTGAACTTGATCGAGTTGGATATGAGATTGAGCACGACCTGGCGCGTGGCGCGCTCGTCGCCCCAGATCCTGGGCATGCCGTGCTCGAACACCTCATGAATGGTGATGCCGCGGCTGCTCGCGCGCAGCTTCAACAGATGGTGGCAATCGGAAACGACATGGACGAGCGAAACCGCTTCCTCGTTGAGTTCGTAGCGGCCGGCCTCGATCCGCGACAGATCGAGAATCTCGTTGATGAGATTGAGCAGGTGGACGCCCGAATTGTGGATGTCGGCGGAATATTCCTTGTAGACCGGCACCGCATGCGCGCCGAAGATTTCGCTCTTCATCACCTCGGAGAATCCGAGGATCGCGTTCAGCGGCGTGCGCAGCTCGTGGCTCATCTGCGCCAGAAAGCGCGACTTGGCGACGTTGGCGGATTCGGCGCGGTGCCGCGCTTCGTCCGAAATCGCCTTGGCCTGTTCGAGCTCGCCGATCAGCGCGTCCTTCTCGGCGCGTGCTTCCAGGGTTTGCAGCGTCGTCGAATGGAGCTGATGGGCGAGTAGCGCAAAATAGCTTTCAGCGGCGACCGCCAGCAGCGCGAGCGCGTAGTTGTCGAAGGTTCCGCCCATCACGAAGTTGAGCGCGATCGCCGCCGTCACCGGCACGGTTGCCGCCACCGCCGCAATGGGCAGCGTCGCTGCCAGCATGCTCGACACCGCGATCACCAGCAGCATCAGGAACATCATCATCGTGTTCGAGACGACGTCGAGGCCGGCCGGGTGGAGCAGGATCGCCGTCCAGCTCAGGCCGTAGAGCAAGTCGAGCAGCACGAAGCGGGTTTGCCATTTGCGCGTGGCGGCGAGCGTAGGCGGCTCGCCTAGGAAGCGCTTGCAGTTGCGAATGATGGCGGCATGGACGCAGAGCATGCCGACGGTCCAGACCGCGGCCGGCACAGCGTACTTCCACAGGCCGAACAACACGCCGGTCGCAACCACCAGCAGCATGACCACGAAGGAAGCCGATACCCGGGTCTGGGCGTATTGTCGGAGCAATTCGGTATCGAAGGCGGGGCGGGTCCCGCTGGTCGACGTTAACCGATCCCGCGCCTCGCGCACCCGCTGCGCCGCCACGCGCCGGGTGCTGACCGCTGGTGCGACCGGCGCTTCTGCCGGAAGCTGGACAACCTCGGGCTTCTCTGCGGGGTTACTCATTGAACAACACAAAATCCTGCCCGCGAACTGCGCGGGCTTTTGCATTGTCTATCTGTGCCGCTAAATCATTAAGCGATGACTTAAAGAGCTAAAAATTCTCGTAAACAGGAAGTTAAAATTAACCTGTCGGGCAGACGGAACCCCCGCTTCTGACTGGATAAGAAGCGGGGGCTTTGCTCGTTGCCTTAACCTCTTTCTTTAACTCACCGCTCCAGCCGGGCCAAAAGGCTCGACGTATCCCAGCGTTTGCCGCCCATCTTCTCGACCTCGGCGTAGAACTGATCGACGAGGGCGGTCACCGGCAGGTTGGCGCCGTTGCGGCGGGCCTCACTGATGCAGATCGAGAGGTCCTTGCGCATCCATTCGACGGCAAAGCCGAAGTCGAACTTGCCGTCGTTCATGGTCTTGTAGCGGTTCTCCATCTGCCAGGACTGCGCCGCGCCCTTGGAGATGGTCTCGATCACGGACGCGACGTCGAGTCCTGACTTCTTGGCGAAATGAATGCCCTCGGACAGTCCCTGGACGAGACCTGCGATGCAGATCTGATTGACCATCTTGGTGAGCTGTCCGGCGCCGGCGGGCCCGAGCAGTTTGCACATCCTTGCGTAAGCGCCGGAAATGATCGGCTCGGCAGCGGCATAGGCGTCTTCCTTGCCGCCGCACATCACCGTCAGCACGCCGTTTTCCGCCCCCGCCTGGCCACCGGACACCGGCGCGTCGATGAACTTGAAGCCGGCCTTGACGGCGGCAGCATCGAGCTCGCGGGCGACTTCGGCGGAGGCGGTGGTGTGATCGACGAATACCGCACCCTTCTTCATGCCGGCGAAGGCGCCATCGGTGCCGATCGTGACCGCGCGCAGGTCATTGTCGTTGCCGACGCAGCACATCACGAAATCCTGACCTTCCGCCGCGGCCTTCGGCGTCGGCGCGGTGCGCCCGCCGAACTTGTCCGCCCACTCCTTCGCCTTGGCCCCGGTCCGGTTGTACACGGTCACCTCGTGGCCGCCTTTTTTCGCCAGATGTCCTGCCATGGGGAAGCCCATTACGCCGAGACCGAGAAAAGCGACTTTAGCCATGTGTGTTACCTTGGAGTTTTCGCCGGCGACGTTGGGCCGGCCGGACGGTGTTTTTGGAGGAGCCGCACCATAACCGCTGCGCAGGGGAGGGCAACGCCTTCGTTGGTGGGCGGGGCCGGATTCGTGCTAGGATAGTTCCTCAAGAACCTCACAAAAAAGGGAGTGACATCGCATGGGCGTCAGCGTGGGCGTGCTCGACCATTTCAACATCCGGACCCGCAACCTTGCCGATACGGTCCGGTTCTATGAGGACATTCTGGGCCTGGAAAAGGGCGCGCGGCCGAACTTCGCATTTCCCGGGGCGTGGATGTACAGCGAGGGCAAGGCGGTGGTGCACCTCGTCGATATCTCCAAGACCGACGAGCCGCAAAAGCCCGATTCCGGCGTTGTCCACCATGTCGCGTTTGCCAGCTACGGCTTTGACGGCATGAAACGGCGGCTGGAACAGAAGGGCATGGCGTACGA contains:
- a CDS encoding TIGR02281 family clan AA aspartic protease, which encodes MIRIMLVLAMLAATAGAVVAYGDPNQIARASNSVSKMLWQRSLQPAPAVEIARGKAGEFALHAKINGVKAPMVIDTGATSVVLTWETAKAIGLPIEMLEYNVDVETAGGHTKAARLTLDRLAVGGLVEKSVPALVVPRGLMKTNLLGMSFLDRLESWGVQADKLKLHGYPEVAASNRKRTRSAAN
- a CDS encoding DUF1289 domain-containing protein; protein product: MSKETPCIAVCMMDPKTKLCFGCGRTLPEIARWHRMETAERLAVMEGLAARMVDAGLVPMPPRAERG
- a CDS encoding sensor histidine kinase, encoding MSNPAEKPEVVQLPAEAPVAPAVSTRRVAAQRVREARDRLTSTSGTRPAFDTELLRQYAQTRVSASFVVMLLVVATGVLFGLWKYAVPAAVWTVGMLCVHAAIIRNCKRFLGEPPTLAATRKWQTRFVLLDLLYGLSWTAILLHPAGLDVVSNTMMMFLMLLVIAVSSMLAATLPIAAVAATVPVTAAIALNFVMGGTFDNYALALLAVAAESYFALLAHQLHSTTLQTLEARAEKDALIGELEQAKAISDEARHRAESANVAKSRFLAQMSHELRTPLNAILGFSEVMKSEIFGAHAVPVYKEYSADIHNSGVHLLNLINEILDLSRIEAGRYELNEEAVSLVHVVSDCHHLLKLRASSRGITIHEVFEHGMPRIWGDERATRQVVLNLISNSIKFTPPGGDIWLKVGWTASGGQYLSVKDTGSGIAEDEIPIVLASFGQGSNSIKSAEQGAGLGLPIAKSLIDMHGGTFTLKSKLRIGTEVIVTFPPERVMSALAPMVEEEAPPLQPEPTASADDKRRPRHKPIMSAGTGL
- a CDS encoding VOC family protein, whose product is MGVSVGVLDHFNIRTRNLADTVRFYEDILGLEKGARPNFAFPGAWMYSEGKAVVHLVDISKTDEPQKPDSGVVHHVAFASYGFDGMKRRLEQKGMAYDSRQVPGGDLWQIFVNDPNGVMIELNYEAAKEQAAAAPAERRDDVGAR